The following are from one region of the bacterium genome:
- the lepB gene encoding signal peptidase I, whose translation MADDKKDDGKAKTQDGGGKPAAERTPDEGRTLVHGTPRGVLRDYLETIVICVLVLLFARTFVFMQSKIPTESMLDTLLVGDYILVDRNLYAAPGDSPAGLLGQREIRRGDVVVFKFPEDPDVDFVKRVIGLPGETVEMKDGRMLVDGRPLEEPYVLPENVDPQANYGPAKVPPGQYFMMGDNRANSRDSRYWGFLPRSLVKGRAFFIWYSFEEQRNDQENVGLRRLQSIARKIYLFPTRTRWGRLFSIIR comes from the coding sequence ATGGCGGACGACAAGAAGGACGACGGGAAGGCGAAGACGCAGGACGGCGGCGGCAAGCCCGCGGCGGAGCGGACCCCCGACGAGGGGCGGACGCTCGTGCACGGGACGCCGCGGGGCGTGCTGCGCGACTACCTCGAGACGATCGTCATCTGCGTGCTCGTGCTCCTCTTCGCGCGCACGTTCGTGTTCATGCAGTCGAAGATCCCCACCGAGTCGATGCTCGACACGCTCCTCGTCGGCGACTACATCCTCGTGGACCGCAATCTCTACGCCGCCCCCGGCGACAGCCCCGCGGGCCTCCTCGGCCAGCGGGAGATCAGGCGCGGCGACGTCGTCGTCTTCAAGTTCCCGGAGGATCCGGACGTCGACTTCGTGAAGCGGGTGATCGGCCTGCCGGGCGAGACGGTGGAGATGAAGGACGGCCGGATGCTGGTGGACGGCAGGCCGCTCGAGGAGCCGTACGTCCTCCCGGAGAACGTCGATCCGCAGGCCAACTACGGGCCGGCGAAGGTCCCGCCCGGGCAGTACTTCATGATGGGCGACAACCGCGCCAACTCGCGCGACTCGCGCTACTGGGGCTTCCTCCCCCGCTCGCTGGTCAAGGGGCGCGCGTTCTTCATCTGGTACTCGTTCGAGGAGCAGCGGAACGACCAGGAGAACGTCGGGCTGCGCCGGCTGCAGTCGATCGCGCGGAAGATCTACCTCTTCCCGACCCGCACCCGCTGGGGACGTCTCTTCTCGATCATCCGCTGA